The Miscanthus floridulus cultivar M001 chromosome 7, ASM1932011v1, whole genome shotgun sequence genome includes a region encoding these proteins:
- the LOC136463441 gene encoding protein LITTLE ZIPPER 4-like, which yields MERLNTKLYLQNCYIMKENERLRKAALLLNQENQALLSELKHRLAKSAAGGGGGGGSNSNVAAANRVSPKPGVDAAPLSSHQAGGKGMPATKPKHK from the coding sequence ATGGAGAGGCTCAACACGAAGCTGTACCTGCAGAACTGCTACATCATGAAGGAGAACGAGCGGCTGCGCAAGGCGGCCCTGCTGCTGAACCAGGAGAACCAGGCCCTGCTCTCCGAGCTCAAGCACCGCCTCGCCAAGTCCGCcgccggtggtggcggtggcggcggcagcaacAGCAACGTGGCAGCGGCGAACCGCGTCTCGCCCAAGCCCGGCGTCGACGCCGCTCCGCTGTCTTCTCATCAGGCCGGCGGCAAGGGCATGCCTGCCACCAAGCCCAAGCATAAGTAG